Genomic window (Nomia melanderi isolate GNS246 chromosome 14, iyNomMela1, whole genome shotgun sequence):
GATTAAGGCCTGCCTTAACATTTACAGAAAATCACGCGGATGTATTTTTAGACAATCTTCGATCAGTCTTAAAGAAGTAATTATATATCCATATATATAACTTCTAAATTACACGGCCAGTGATATTCAAAATCGAAgtcttccattaaaataatgaatatggtgaggtatattaaaataatcgtTAAAATAGTTGGtgcattatttttgtatatcaaTCTTATCGTCTTATAAAATACGTCTATGTACGTAACAGTTAAAGTATAAAtgctatttttatttcactaagatattcatcattttttgtatagaattcaatttaaagatcATAGGAAACTAATAATTTGACGTAATAATTTACAAGATAtacacaaaaattatatatagtttgtatttttttatgtatataaaatatttgttgaaaattaagaaacacTGACTGTATTTACAATCCATTTGTCTGTAAAGAGAGCAGTTACTAAATGCCCCCTACACCATGTGTTgaagttttatatttacttcCTTTGCATTAGtatatatgaaattgtaatcTTAATTCATTTGACGCTGTATTCTGATCAAATGtttatttcatcattttctttaaaatatccgCGAAATGTTCATATTCCTTATGATGACTCTTTTGTACCATATAGGCAATTGTTTTCATctataaagaaaaacaaattttattgtacgGATAAActgtttttctaataaaaattctgtTACTTTTTTACCTTAACTTTTgaatcaatgaaattataacGTTGAGACAAATTCCACAAATTCACAGCCATGTGTGCTAATGATGGATCACGTAAATCAGCTCtaataacaaaacaattaaaaagctCAAGTGCAAGGTTTGCTTGTTTCTCAAGCTGATCAGTAGTCCCAAGATACTTTAAATGAGACAAAATCTCTTCTACGAGTTTTGAACATATTTTGTTGACTTCACTTATAAATTTTTTGTCAGATCCATACAATTTATCATTAGAATCAACCTATATGCGGAAAGAACATTATAAAATGTGAATGCCTTATGTTTtacttcatattttaaataccttATCAACGTGGTATGGATAATTCTCCTGAGTTACTGCTGACAATAAATCAAGCACGCGTAAATACAAATATGACTTTGTCGATACATTTTCCTCGAAACAACGTTGAACAGCATTCAGCAAACCGCGCATCAAATATAAAACACCATATTCTGGACTATCCTAATGAAATTGtcataatttttattctgttttctttttcaattacatATTTGTTCAAAGttctttgtaaaaatttaatggAAGTACATACCGGAACTACTAACAACGTTGATAAAAAATTGGATAAATATGATAGTAAATATGGTTGTGAGTTTTTCTGTCTTCCATCTATATCTATTGTTTTTGGCATGTCAGGAACCAGGCTTAAAGCAGCTTTAAAACATGCATCGgctaagaaaatattatttctttaataatacttataaatcaAATGATTTGTATAggcaaattaaaatgtttacctTGACCTAAACATTGATTTAAAAGTGCCACTTGACCCGACAATAGATATAACTGTAGGCGTGTACGAACTAATGTCAACGACGGAatagtaataaaacaaaatgcaGCACATGCACGTACAAATGCTGATGTTCTTCTTGTATGATGTCCCCGAACAATTTTCCGAGTGTCAACCGATAATCTATTTACACACTACACGCAAAAAGATTAAGATTCcttgataaaatatttcgtattataattaaattattatgcaataatGACTAACCTGTACAAGTTGTACATGTACACTATCGAGATTGGGAAAAGCAGCtctagcttctgcgtaaaaatTAAGCTGTTTCTCAAAATCACGATCATAATCGACACGTTGCACTAAGCTACAAATAAGTTGACCAATTTGTCGTTTCTCATCTTCAACGGTTAAAGCACtgaaattattaactaattattaaatgatagaTACATAttcctaaaataaaaaaattgtatatacctCACAGAATCGTGCATTATTCTAGCGACAAACATGAGAGCATTTATAACAATGGGATCGGTAATAGAACTATTTTGAGCACTTAAACCTTCTATAATTGTTTTACAAACTTCAACCTTAATAGCTTCCTTGTGGAACAAATCGATGAAGGGTAAGAAATTATCCTGAAAAATTGAACCCAGAATATTGtgtatacataatttatatatattaaagtagtaaataataaatagataataattactatagCAAATAGAGATTCAAAATCTTGTGTATGTGCAATCACTTTTTCAATAATGTTTTGCAACTGTGGATAATGATGCTCAAAGTTTTTGTTTGGATTAAGTCGATcaattatttttccaaaaaaCAAATTCAACTCATTTACCTGTAACGAAATAATCAAAGATAAATACCTCCATAGTCTTAAGAGTAGTAATTAAACTTACGGAGAAATGTATAGCGGTAAATTGAATCCAAATTTCCACacaatacataaatttattagGATTTGTTAATTCTGTgatatatttccatattatatTAAGAATTGTTTGACAATCTTCTTTTGGCGGTGATTCTTTTATCAAACATTCACCGAAACTTCTATATAAGTGATATTGTGGGTAACCTGTAAAATTGAGCAAATAAAATCactcata
Coding sequences:
- the LOC116428988 gene encoding VPS35 endosomal protein-sorting factor-like isoform X1, giving the protein MMAVDWIAKPVNYKIVRFAYLEETVDHPLKPVTIMLIDGRSGVKRNALQHMHSSSSIGTSTPLLGNTLPDPLLSHSSLDGSDPLSQFAREELDPLSKMAADEWDYSSSTIVTNKKVKDTAEELVEPWSTRRTAILNKYTTSEKLSIVTSFLTGGEKVIVKVQPTGGVVDKVRTRLEQLDDFEEGSVRQMLDLSQQQYTTRIEQLNNELVQAWHSDQRVKALKIAIQCAKLLVDTSVMTFYPSKFVLITDILDIFGKLVYERLKVKAEYYKPGSKVPTSLPDNFTPDMVPENAKETCRNWFYKIASIRELVPRLYVEMAIIKSYSFLTTSEFNSALLRITQMIRGIGNPLIAVYARCYLCRVGLALNKTSDFEFVRDNFYDFLSTYQQLFSPFVKDELVKQSMSLYSYLNLYSPALDWILQILVATTPENLLEDVLSQSKKQTNSSLLLNSILIAFKPSYIAVRAIDFLNLITAIQDDGYPQYHLYRSFGECLIKESPPKEDCQTILNIIWKYITELTNPNKFMYCVEIWIQFTAIHFSVNELNLFFGKIIDRLNPNKNFEHHYPQLQNIIEKVIAHTQDFESLFAIDNFLPFIDLFHKEAIKVEVCKTIIEGLSAQNSSITDPIVINALMFVARIMHDSVSALTVEDEKRQIGQLICSLVQRVDYDRDFEKQLNFYAEARAAFPNLDSVHVQLVQCVNRLSVDTRKIVRGHHTRRTSAFVRACAAFCFITIPSLTLVRTRLQLYLLSGQVALLNQCLGQADACFKAALSLVPDMPKTIDIDGRQKNSQPYLLSYLSNFLSTLLVVPDSPEYGVLYLMRGLLNAVQRCFEENVSTKSYLYLRVLDLLSAVTQENYPYHVDKVDSNDKLYGSDKKFISEVNKICSKLVEEILSHLKYLGTTDQLEKQANLALELFNCFVIRADLRDPSLAHMAVNLWNLSQRYNFIDSKVKMKTIAYMVQKSHHKEYEHFADILKKMMK